Proteins encoded within one genomic window of Episyrphus balteatus chromosome 1, idEpiBalt1.1, whole genome shotgun sequence:
- the LOC129918346 gene encoding succinate dehydrogenase [ubiquinone] flavoprotein subunit, mitochondrial, translated as MASLIRLPSILARNATAMTRASSLLTSRKLHITHGPSNVTKSDAISKEYPIVDHEYDAIVVGAGGAGLRAAFGLVAEGFKTAVITKLFPTRSHTIAAQGGINAALGNMEEDDWKWHMYDTIKGSDWLGDQDAIHFMTREAAKAVIELENYGMPFSRTPDGKIYQRAFGGQSLKFGKGGQAHRCCAVADRTGHSLLHTLYGQSLSYDCNYFIEYFALDLLFENGECRGVIALCLEDGTLHRFRANNTVIATGGYGRTYFSCTSAHTCTGDGTAMVARQNLPNQDLEFVQFHPTGIYGAGCLITEGSRGEGGYLVNSKGERFMERYAPVAKDLASRDVVSRSMTVEIMEGRGCGPEKDHVYLQLHHLPPEQLAQRLPGISETAMIFAGVDVTREPIPVLPTVHYNMGGVPTNYRGQVLTIDKNGKDVVVPGLYACGESASSSVHGANRLGANSLLDLVVFGRACAKTISEECKPGAPAPSLSDNAGEASVANLDKLRYADGKICTADLRLKMQKAMQKHAAVFRDGPVLQEGCKVMGEIFNEFKDIKVSDRSLVWNSDLVETLELQNLLTNAVMTIVGAENRKESRGAHAREDFKVRIDEFDYSKPIEGQERKPLDQHWRKHTLLWINPETGNVEIKYRNVIDTPLDDSVQAVPPAVRSY; from the exons ATGGCCAGTCTTATACGACTACCGTCGATTCTCGCTAGGAATGCAACAGCAATG ACCAGAGCATCTTCCTTGCTGACCTCTCGTAAGCTGCATATTACTCACGGGCCTTCAAATGTCACAAAATCCGATGCGATTTCGAAGGAGTATCCCATTGTAGACCATGAATACGATGCCATTGTAGTTGGTGCAGGTGGTGCTGGTTTGCGTGCTGCATTTGGTTTGGTTGCCGAAGGATTCAAAACTGCGGTGATTACAAAACTATTTCCCACAAGGTCACATACTATTGCCGCACAAGGTGGTATCAATGCAGCCCTTGGTAATATGGAAGAAGACGATTGGAAATGGCATATGTATGATACAATTAAGGGTTCCGATTGGTTGGGAGATCAAGACGCAATTCATTTTATGACTCGTGAAGCAGCAAAAGCCGTTATAGAGCTGGAGAACTATGGAATGCCATTCTCGCGTACACCCGATGGTAAAATCTATCAACGTGCTTTTGGTGGTCAGAGTTTGAAGTTCGGCAAAGGTGGTCAAGCGCATAGATGTTGTGCTGTTGCCGACAG aacTGGCCATTCTTTACTGCACACTCTGTACGGACAATCACTAAGTTACGATTGTAACTACTTCATTGAATATTTTGCACTTGATCTTTTGTTCGAAAATGGTGAATGCCGTGGTGTGATTGCATTATGTCTGGAAGATGGAACACTCCATCGTTTCCGTGCAAACAACACAGTTATTGCTACTGGTGGTTATGGTCGTACTTACTTCTCTTGTACATCTGCGCATACATGTACGGGTGACGGAACAGCTATGGTTGCACGACAAAATCTTCCAAATCAAGATTTAGAATTTGTTCAGTTCCATCCAACTGGTATTTACGGTGCTGGATGTCTTATTACTGAAGGCTCTCGCGGTGAAGGCGGTTATCTGGTAAATTCAAAAGGAGAAAGATTCATGGAGCGTTACGCTCCCGTGGCCAAAGATTTGGCCTCCCGTGATGTAGTATCGCGATCAATGACTGTGGAAATAATGGAAGGTCGTGGTTGTGGACCTGAGAAGGATCATGTTTATTTACAACTGCACCATTTACCACCAGAGCAATTGGCCCAGAGATTGCCTGGTATTTCTGAAACAGCTATGATTTTCGCTGGAGTGGATGTTACTCGTGAACCTATACCTGTTCTGCCAACCGTTCACTATAACATGGGTGGAGTACCAACGAACTATCGAGGACAAGTTTTAACCATTGATAAAAACGGAAAAGATGTTGTTGTACCTGGATTATATGCCTGTGGTGAGTCAGCCTCATCGTCCGTTCACGGAGCCAACCGTTTGGGTGCTAATTCGTTGTTGGATTTGGTTGTATTTGGTCGTGCCTGTGCAAAAACAATATCTGAAGAGTGCAAACCTGGTGCACCTGCACCATCGCTTTCtgat AATGCTGGAGAGGCTTCTGTGGCTAACTTAGATAAATTGCGATATGCTGATGGTAAGATATGCACAGCTGATTTAAGATTAAAAATGCAGAAAGCTATGCAAAAGCATGCTGCTGTATTCCGTGATGGTCCAGTACTTCAAGAGGGATGCAAGGTTATGGGAGAAATCTTCAATGAGTTCAAAGATATTAAAGTATCAGATAG ATCTCTCGTTTGGAACTCCGATCTTGTTGAGACTTTGGAATTACAAAATCTGTTAACTAATGCAGTTATGACTATTGTTGGAGCAGAAAACCGCAAAGAATCTCGTGGTGCACACGCTCGTGAAGATTTCAAAGTCCGTATTGATGAATTT GATTATAGCAAACCTATTGAAGGACAGGAAAGAAAACCATTGGATCAACATTGGCGCAAGCATACACTGTTGTGGATAAACCCAGAAACAGGCAATGTTGAAATTAAATACAGAAATGTGATTGACACACCTTTAGATGACTCGGTACAAGCAGTACCTCCAGCGGTTCGCTCAtactaa